In the Terriglobia bacterium genome, one interval contains:
- a CDS encoding DUF512 domain-containing protein, translated as MPRRGIKIRSVEPDSPAHMAGLAPGDEILAANGRPVADELALRFYLAEDAFVELEVSKAGGAEVRIEADMTGGRGLGIEVEDFRTRTCNNACLFCFINQLPPGARQALKIKDDDYRLSFLHGNYITLTNLPGKELDRIIEQALSPLYVSVHATDPELRTKIMGRKKVDDLAGKMRRLVDGGIRINAQVVLMPEINDGAHLARTVFDLYSYYPGVYSVAIVPLGLSDHAPARGRLTPVSPEFCRAVIRQVTPWQRQFRQETGRGFSYLADEFYIQGGLPIPDTRCYDDFAQIEDGIGMVRHFLDEFATHLGRRRKPRPHLNGTLATGKLFYAFLRDCAALLNQKLGAHLQVVEVENRFMGKSITVAGLLAGRDIAEALDGLPLGDFLVIPNEALSQIEGIFVDDMSPGDLARRLGKPVYPSGRGMRDFFGLLCQSL; from the coding sequence GTGCCAAGAAGGGGAATTAAAATCCGCTCAGTCGAACCGGATTCCCCGGCCCACATGGCCGGACTCGCGCCGGGTGATGAAATCCTGGCGGCGAACGGACGCCCGGTCGCAGATGAGCTGGCGCTCAGGTTCTATCTTGCGGAAGATGCATTTGTCGAGCTCGAGGTAAGTAAGGCCGGCGGGGCTGAAGTGCGGATCGAGGCGGATATGACCGGCGGCCGGGGTCTGGGAATCGAGGTCGAGGATTTCCGTACCCGGACCTGCAACAACGCCTGCCTGTTCTGTTTCATCAACCAGCTGCCTCCGGGCGCGCGACAAGCGCTGAAGATCAAAGACGACGATTATCGCCTGTCCTTTCTGCACGGCAACTACATTACCCTTACCAACCTCCCCGGCAAGGAGCTGGATCGAATCATCGAACAGGCTCTGTCACCGCTTTACGTTTCGGTGCACGCGACTGATCCGGAGCTGCGAACCAAGATCATGGGACGCAAGAAGGTCGATGATCTGGCCGGTAAGATGCGCCGTCTTGTCGACGGCGGCATCCGGATCAATGCGCAGGTCGTTCTCATGCCGGAGATCAATGACGGTGCGCACCTGGCAAGGACGGTTTTTGACCTTTATTCTTATTACCCCGGCGTTTACTCGGTCGCCATTGTGCCCTTAGGGCTCTCGGATCATGCCCCAGCCCGGGGACGACTTACCCCCGTTTCCCCGGAGTTCTGTCGCGCAGTCATCCGTCAGGTGACGCCCTGGCAGCGGCAGTTCAGGCAGGAGACGGGCCGGGGCTTCTCTTATCTAGCCGATGAATTCTACATTCAGGGAGGATTGCCGATCCCCGATACCCGCTGCTACGACGACTTCGCTCAAATCGAAGACGGCATCGGCATGGTGCGCCACTTTCTCGACGAGTTTGCCACCCACCTCGGGCGGCGGCGCAAGCCCCGGCCTCATCTCAATGGGACATTGGCGACGGGAAAGCTCTTCTACGCGTTTTTGCGGGATTGTGCCGCGCTCCTGAACCAAAAACTGGGCGCACATCTCCAGGTAGTCGAGGTGGAGAATCGATTCATGGGAAAGAGCATTACGGTGGCAGGCCTGCTCGCGGGCCGGGATATTGCAGAAGCCCTCGACGGCCTGCCACTGGGCGATTTCCTGGTGATCCCGAACGAGGCCCTTTCCCAGATCGAGGGGATCTTTGTCGATGATATGTCGCCGGGCGATCTGGCGCGCCGCCTCGGCAAGCCCGTCTACCCCAGCGGCCGTGGCATGCGCGACTTCTTCGGACTGCTCTGCCAAAGCCTCTAG
- the ribE gene encoding 6,7-dimethyl-8-ribityllumazine synthase — protein sequence MARTIQGKLDATGSRFAIVISRFNSFISDRLLNGALDALERHGAAPDDITTVWVPGSFEIVLAAKRMALSGKYDAVICLGALLQGETPHFQYISSTVTRGIGNLSLESGVPVIYGILTCNTLEQAIERAGLKSGNRGFDAALSAIEMVQVLKQL from the coding sequence ATGGCCAGGACTATCCAAGGGAAACTGGATGCAACCGGAAGCCGATTTGCGATCGTCATCAGCCGATTCAATTCTTTTATCAGTGATCGCCTGCTCAACGGCGCTCTCGACGCCCTGGAGCGCCACGGCGCCGCGCCGGATGACATCACGACCGTCTGGGTGCCCGGTTCATTCGAAATTGTACTGGCGGCCAAAAGGATGGCGCTCTCGGGCAAGTACGATGCCGTTATCTGTCTGGGCGCGTTGCTGCAAGGGGAGACCCCTCACTTCCAGTACATCTCCTCGACGGTGACCAGGGGAATCGGGAATCTCAGCCTGGAATCCGGGGTCCCGGTAATCTATGGTATTCTTACGTGCAACACTCTGGAACAGGCGATTGAACGGGCCGGTCTCAAGTCAGGAAACAGAGGGTTTGATGCCGCTCTTTCGGCAATAGAAATGGTTCAAGTCTTAAAGCAGTTATAG
- a CDS encoding cobalamin-binding protein, translating to MIELIDDLSRIVRINAPAQRIVCLVPSITETLFALGAGERIVGITDYCIHPEAKVRIKPRVGGTKNFVVDKVLQLKPDLIIANAEENRRHQVDKLEHAGLTVFVTFPKTVDGCLKMIADMAALTDSTPAAQPVLTSIEQARADARSHASNPPRRVLCPIWKDPYMTINRDTFVDSVIRNCGGMNIFEGSTERYPQFTLEEAARGRPEVVILPTEPYHFTKTDLAEFGMMGEKVPAVRNRRIHIVEGELLSWYGPRLSRALIEVAALLRS from the coding sequence GTGATTGAACTGATTGACGATTTGTCGCGAATCGTTCGCATCAATGCTCCGGCGCAGCGCATTGTTTGCCTGGTGCCGAGCATCACGGAGACGCTCTTCGCCCTGGGCGCCGGTGAACGAATCGTCGGTATCACCGACTACTGTATCCATCCTGAGGCCAAGGTCCGCATCAAACCCAGAGTCGGCGGTACCAAGAACTTCGTGGTCGACAAGGTCCTCCAGCTCAAGCCTGATCTGATCATCGCTAACGCGGAGGAAAACCGGAGACACCAGGTCGACAAGCTGGAGCATGCCGGGCTGACTGTATTTGTCACTTTCCCCAAGACCGTCGACGGCTGCCTCAAGATGATCGCCGACATGGCGGCTTTGACCGACAGCACACCCGCGGCGCAACCCGTGCTGACCTCCATCGAACAGGCTCGGGCCGACGCACGCTCGCACGCAAGCAACCCTCCACGACGTGTGCTCTGCCCCATCTGGAAAGACCCCTACATGACGATCAATCGCGATACCTTCGTCGACAGCGTGATCCGAAACTGCGGTGGCATGAACATCTTCGAGGGCAGCACCGAGCGCTACCCGCAGTTTACGCTGGAAGAGGCCGCCCGAGGCCGCCCCGAGGTCGTGATTCTTCCGACGGAACCCTACCATTTCACCAAAACGGACCTGGCCGAATTCGGGATGATGGGTGAGAAAGTTCCTGCAGTGCGGAACCGACGCATACACATCGTCGAAGGGGAACTGCTCAGCTGGTACGGCCCGCGCCTCTCCAGAGCTCTGATCGAAGTCGCCGCTCTTCTGCGCTCATGA
- a CDS encoding CDP-alcohol phosphatidyltransferase family protein, with product MLLTYANQLTILRMIFVPCFVLLLIYGHPRSAMLVFVIAGFTDGLDGLLARKLQQKTVLGSFLDPMADKLLLTAAFITLTVPSVPVAFHIPVWLTVTSISRDLLIALAALIIHLQTGHTEFSPSFLGKCTTAGQLITVALVLLANLTPRVEPILDPLVIATLLVTVASGLHYFYRSVKLIDSYQRAEAGSAKKGN from the coding sequence GTGTTGCTGACCTATGCCAATCAACTGACGATTCTTCGGATGATCTTCGTCCCCTGCTTCGTCCTTCTGCTCATTTACGGCCATCCCAGGAGCGCAATGCTGGTTTTCGTCATAGCCGGTTTCACGGACGGACTGGATGGTCTCCTGGCTCGTAAGCTTCAGCAAAAAACGGTGTTAGGGTCATTCCTGGACCCGATGGCCGACAAGTTGTTGCTGACAGCGGCCTTCATTACGCTTACCGTTCCGTCTGTGCCGGTGGCCTTCCACATCCCCGTTTGGCTCACCGTCACTTCCATAAGCCGCGACCTGCTGATCGCCCTCGCGGCCCTTATCATCCATTTGCAGACCGGGCACACCGAATTTTCCCCGAGCTTTCTAGGGAAGTGCACCACGGCGGGTCAGCTCATCACGGTGGCACTCGTACTGCTGGCGAACCTCACCCCCAGGGTGGAACCGATCCTCGATCCGCTGGTGATTGCCACCCTGCTGGTCACGGTGGCATCGGGATTGCACTATTTTTATCGCTCGGTGAAGCTCATCGATTCTTACCAGAGGGCGGAAGCAGGCAGTGCCAAGAAGGGGAATTAA
- a CDS encoding ABC transporter permease, which yields MKFELFVALRYLKAKRKQTMVSVISAISVIGITAGVMALVIALALSTGFREDIQTKIVGATSYINLLRIDNSPLLNYQDQLVSLARVTHVTGAAPAIFSQVFVASPTRNQGAVLKGVDPAREREISDFFSHIVEGDPHALEAPEAPAPADPEAPPIPGNIIVGKEMARSLGVRLGDTLQVFFPRGKLTPLAGRIVTIGEKTFRIAGIFESGLWDYDSNWAYTDMYAARRLLSLPADSASVLQFKTDNPEEVESVADAIRATAGPGFITTTWIDLNKPLFSALKLEKIALFLTISLIVFVAALNIVTTLIMMVLEKQRDIAILTAMGATQRTIMWVFMLQGLIIGLIGTTLGAVLGVGTSRILDSYKLIRLQAEVYSIPYVPFHVKTWDVVLICGTALLISFVATLYPARNASRLDPVEVLRHE from the coding sequence ATGAAATTTGAATTGTTTGTCGCGCTCCGATACCTCAAGGCCAAACGCAAACAGACCATGGTATCGGTGATCTCCGCCATCTCGGTGATCGGCATCACGGCCGGCGTGATGGCACTGGTGATCGCCCTGGCCCTGTCCACGGGATTCCGGGAAGACATCCAGACCAAGATCGTGGGCGCTACGTCTTATATCAACCTCCTGCGCATCGACAATAGTCCCTTGCTCAACTACCAGGATCAGCTCGTCAGCCTGGCCCGTGTCACGCATGTGACGGGTGCCGCGCCGGCGATCTTCAGCCAGGTGTTTGTCGCCAGCCCGACGCGCAACCAGGGCGCCGTGCTCAAAGGGGTCGATCCCGCGCGCGAGCGGGAGATTTCCGACTTCTTTTCCCACATCGTCGAAGGGGATCCCCACGCTCTTGAAGCGCCCGAAGCGCCTGCACCCGCAGATCCGGAAGCGCCTCCCATCCCCGGCAACATCATCGTCGGAAAGGAAATGGCGCGTTCCCTGGGCGTAAGGCTGGGAGACACCCTGCAGGTGTTCTTCCCGAGGGGGAAACTGACACCGCTGGCGGGAAGAATAGTTACCATAGGCGAGAAAACCTTCCGCATCGCGGGAATTTTCGAATCAGGCCTATGGGACTACGATTCGAATTGGGCCTATACCGATATGTATGCGGCGCGCAGACTGCTCTCGCTCCCGGCAGACTCCGCGTCAGTCCTGCAGTTCAAGACTGACAACCCTGAGGAGGTCGAATCGGTCGCCGATGCCATCCGCGCGACAGCAGGACCGGGGTTTATCACCACCACATGGATCGACCTCAACAAGCCGCTCTTCTCCGCACTCAAGTTGGAGAAGATTGCCCTGTTCCTCACCATCAGCCTGATCGTCTTCGTCGCCGCACTGAACATCGTAACGACGTTGATCATGATGGTGCTGGAAAAACAGCGGGACATCGCGATCCTGACCGCAATGGGCGCGACCCAGAGAACGATCATGTGGGTGTTCATGCTTCAGGGACTGATCATCGGCCTGATCGGAACGACCCTGGGAGCCGTTCTCGGGGTAGGTACCAGCAGGATCCTGGACAGCTACAAACTGATCCGGCTTCAGGCCGAGGTCTACAGCATCCCTTACGTCCCCTTCCACGTGAAGACCTGGGATGTAGTGCTGATCTGCGGCACGGCGCTGCTCATCAGCTTCGTGGCCACCCTCTATCCGGCACGCAACGCCTCGCGCCTCGACCCCGTGGAGGTCCTGCGCCATGAGTGA
- the lysS gene encoding lysine--tRNA ligase, translating into MEHETNPLVQRRLKLEELKRRGYDPYPHKFDYSHTLGEIHGRFDQASAQELEESKPAVRVCGRIMALRPHGKAGFLDVSDGEHRLQVYVRRDRVGPEIFGLYELFDLGDLVGAEGTLFRTRTNELTVLAVSLTHLAKNLLPLPEKWHGLTDIEIRFRQRYVDLIVNQEVRDTFIKRGKIIREIRNFLDGRDYLEVETPVLQTIAGGALARPFRTHHNALDIDLYLRIALELHLKRLIVGGIPRVYELSRIFRNEGISIQHNPEFTMLEFYQSYSDFRDLMNLTEEMITQIAESVTGSRQVAYQERLLDFDHWQHHTMKGAILHFWPESIPKPADEDLRSELRLRELARAVGAEFGAADTVGTLLAAVFEHVVEPNLIQPTFIYDYPTEVSPLSKTKPGDPDVVERFELYIAGMEIANAYSELNDPAEQRARFEEQLKARGRGDEEAHVMDEDYIRALSYGMPPTAGEGIGIDRLTMVLTNSRSIRDVILFPLLRPESGGE; encoded by the coding sequence ATGGAGCACGAAACCAACCCCCTGGTCCAACGGCGGCTCAAGCTGGAGGAATTGAAACGGCGGGGCTACGATCCTTATCCCCACAAATTCGATTACAGCCACACGCTGGGGGAAATCCACGGCCGTTTCGACCAGGCGTCGGCGCAGGAACTGGAGGAGTCCAAGCCGGCCGTGCGCGTGTGCGGCCGCATCATGGCACTGCGTCCCCACGGCAAGGCCGGTTTTCTCGACGTCTCTGACGGCGAACATCGGCTGCAGGTCTACGTGCGGCGCGACCGTGTCGGGCCGGAGATTTTCGGACTCTATGAGCTGTTCGACCTGGGCGACCTGGTAGGAGCGGAGGGGACGCTCTTCCGTACGCGCACCAACGAGCTCACCGTCCTGGCTGTTTCTCTGACTCACCTGGCCAAAAACCTGCTGCCCCTGCCAGAGAAGTGGCACGGTCTTACGGACATTGAAATCCGGTTCCGCCAGCGCTATGTCGATCTCATCGTCAACCAGGAGGTGCGTGACACCTTCATCAAGCGCGGCAAGATCATCCGGGAAATCCGCAACTTCCTCGATGGAAGGGATTACCTCGAGGTGGAAACGCCGGTGCTGCAGACGATCGCCGGCGGCGCCCTGGCCCGCCCTTTCCGGACGCATCACAACGCTCTCGACATCGACCTTTATCTGCGCATCGCCCTTGAGCTTCACCTCAAGCGCCTGATCGTCGGCGGCATTCCCAGGGTCTATGAGCTGAGCCGGATTTTCCGCAACGAAGGGATCTCGATCCAGCACAACCCGGAATTCACCATGCTCGAGTTCTATCAGTCGTACAGCGACTTTCGTGATCTGATGAATCTCACCGAGGAGATGATCACCCAGATAGCCGAGTCGGTTACCGGCTCGCGGCAGGTCGCCTACCAGGAGCGCCTGCTGGATTTCGATCACTGGCAGCACCATACCATGAAGGGAGCGATCCTGCACTTCTGGCCCGAGTCGATTCCCAAACCCGCTGACGAGGATTTGCGCTCCGAGCTCAGGCTGCGCGAGTTGGCGCGCGCCGTGGGCGCTGAATTCGGCGCTGCCGACACGGTCGGCACGCTGCTGGCAGCCGTATTCGAACACGTCGTCGAGCCCAATCTCATCCAGCCCACATTCATCTACGACTATCCGACCGAGGTCTCTCCTCTATCCAAGACCAAGCCCGGCGATCCGGATGTCGTGGAGCGCTTCGAGCTCTACATAGCCGGCATGGAGATTGCCAACGCCTACTCTGAGCTGAACGATCCGGCCGAGCAGCGTGCGCGCTTTGAAGAGCAACTCAAGGCACGGGGCCGCGGCGATGAAGAGGCTCACGTGATGGACGAGGATTACATTCGCGCGCTCAGCTACGGCATGCCGCCGACGGCCGGCGAGGGGATCGGAATCGACCGCCTCACCATGGTTCTGACCAACTCGCGTTCCATCCGTGACGTAATCCTGTTCCCGTTGTTGCGTCCTGAATCAGGAGGGGAGTAA
- a CDS encoding DUF4388 domain-containing protein, with translation MSLSGNLKTMDLAELLQWVTLGRKTGSLTFVRNKTKNYVFFKDGKIISSKSNEPTRQLGHYLLFQGKITEAQLKRALQIQLQTRSNLGKILVQEGHITKEEAERALVGRTQEVIYDLFLWEEGYFHFTANGFSLDELILINIDINTIIFEGVRRKDEWARIREVFPSNNVVLAIRPGADLKNLALKPLQKKLLFQVNQGKAISEMILELHGSDFQVNFELFQLYDMNVVEVKEVRETPPPRDDPEVLLNRGEELLNAKRYQEAIAVLQEVLRLDPQNARADELIEGAEKALCQEIYKNSIPGEKTPHFIVPEYALTRFSLSHQEGFVASRINGDCDVNSIVMLSPLRELEILQILDKLLKLELIALK, from the coding sequence ATGTCACTTTCCGGAAACTTGAAAACGATGGATCTGGCTGAGCTTCTCCAGTGGGTTACGCTGGGAAGAAAGACCGGATCGCTGACATTTGTGCGCAACAAGACGAAGAACTACGTTTTTTTCAAGGACGGCAAGATCATTTCCTCGAAGTCCAACGAGCCTACGAGACAGCTCGGGCACTATCTCCTTTTCCAGGGAAAGATTACGGAGGCGCAACTCAAGCGCGCTCTGCAAATCCAGCTGCAGACCCGATCGAATCTGGGCAAGATCCTGGTTCAGGAGGGGCATATCACGAAGGAGGAAGCGGAAAGGGCTCTCGTGGGCCGCACCCAGGAGGTGATCTACGACCTTTTCCTCTGGGAGGAGGGCTATTTTCATTTCACGGCGAACGGTTTCAGCCTCGACGAACTCATACTGATCAACATCGACATCAACACCATCATTTTCGAGGGCGTGCGCCGCAAGGACGAGTGGGCGCGCATCCGTGAAGTTTTTCCCAGCAACAATGTTGTGCTCGCCATACGGCCGGGAGCCGATCTCAAGAACCTGGCTCTGAAACCCCTGCAGAAGAAGCTGTTGTTCCAGGTCAACCAGGGGAAGGCCATTTCCGAGATGATCCTGGAACTCCACGGCTCGGACTTTCAGGTCAACTTCGAACTGTTTCAGCTCTACGACATGAATGTCGTGGAAGTAAAGGAAGTCCGCGAAACGCCGCCGCCGCGCGACGACCCGGAAGTGCTTCTCAACCGCGGCGAGGAGCTTCTGAACGCCAAGCGGTATCAGGAAGCTATCGCCGTCCTTCAGGAAGTGTTGCGGCTGGATCCCCAGAACGCCAGGGCTGACGAGCTCATCGAGGGCGCCGAAAAAGCGTTGTGCCAGGAGATCTATAAGAACTCCATCCCAGGCGAGAAGACGCCCCATTTCATTGTTCCCGAGTACGCTCTCACCCGTTTCAGCCTGTCGCACCAGGAAGGCTTCGTCGCTTCGCGCATCAATGGCGATTGCGACGTGAATTCGATCGTAATGCTCTCACCCCTGCGTGAACTCGAAATCCTGCAAATCCTCGACAAACTTCTTAAACTCGAGCTCATCGCCCTTAAATGA
- the nusB gene encoding transcription antitermination factor NusB → MGLRRTARECALQMLYEFDVGKHDPEMILDSFWEMNEQPEKVREFACHLFRGALSRIKEIDRLIQGHTKNWRLSRMAAVDRNVLRLAVFELLSDVNTPDTVVINEALEIAKKFSTNESAQFVNGILDSIKNDLLQERVKE, encoded by the coding sequence ATGGGACTCAGAAGAACCGCGCGCGAATGCGCGCTTCAAATGCTCTATGAATTTGATGTGGGCAAACATGACCCCGAGATGATCCTGGACTCTTTCTGGGAGATGAATGAACAGCCGGAGAAGGTGCGCGAGTTCGCCTGCCACCTGTTCCGGGGGGCGCTCAGCCGCATCAAAGAGATCGACCGGCTCATCCAGGGCCACACCAAGAACTGGCGCTTGAGCCGCATGGCCGCCGTCGATCGAAATGTCCTGCGCCTGGCCGTGTTCGAACTGCTCTCGGACGTCAACACGCCCGACACCGTGGTGATCAACGAAGCCCTGGAAATTGCCAAGAAGTTCTCCACCAACGAGTCGGCGCAGTTCGTGAACGGCATCCTCGACAGCATCAAGAACGACCTCCTGCAAGAAAGGGTGAAGGAGTAA